The Chelonoidis abingdonii isolate Lonesome George chromosome 11, CheloAbing_2.0, whole genome shotgun sequence genomic interval GGGAGACCAATGGCCCCCCCAACCACCATTCCCATCTACGTCTATCCCCTTTCTGCCACCAACTACCATCTTTTGACATCTCCAAACCCGGTCACTTACCAGTGCCCACCACTGCGATCAGGTGAGAGCAGCCCCCCCAACTCCTCGTATCCCGGCCGGttcttctgccccctcctgcacggTCAGTGGCGGACGAAGCGCAACGAGCGCAAGTTGAGGATATCCTCCGGGTCGGGGAAGATCGAATCCACCCGGAAGCCTTGGTCCAGAGCCGTCTTCAGCACCTCCTCCAGGAACTCTGCCGCTGTGACCACCTCCCGCTCGTCCGGCGGCGCCGTCCAGAGAGGCCGCACTTTCTGCTTGGCGTACTCCGCCTCGGGGAGGTCCGGGGGCCGCGGGGCCCACTCCAGACGCAGGTGGTGCCGGCTCCgggcttccccctcctccacggGGACGGAGGGGCGCAGCCCGTGACCGGATCCCTCCTCTTGGGCAGCCTCGGGTTCCCCATCCCCGGCGGTGCCCAGCTGGTGGTTGGATTCGGCCTTGGCGAGATGGCTCAGGTGGGGACCAGCTCCCCCGGCTGAGCCCAGCCGGCCGCCCAACAGTGCCAAAAACTGCCCGTCGGTGCAGAAGACGTTCGCGGTGAAGACGCGAAGTGGGCAGGTGCTGAGGCCGTAATTCTGCGGCCCGCGCCGGACAGTGAAATGCAGCAGCCGCTCCTGGCAGTCGACGTCGGCGTGGAGCACCGCGCCAGCCTGGCGCTGCTCGGCCGCCACCCGGCTCAGCTCGGCCAGCAGGGGCCGGATCTGGTAGAAGTCCGCCTCGGCccgcagcagggccagctctgagTAGCCCTCGGGGAGGTCCAGGCGGCCCAGGCGCAGGAAGTTGAGGACGTGCCGGAAGGCTTTGCCGTCGCGGTCGATGAAGTAGTGGCCCCGCCGGTCGGTGCGGGCCGGCCGGGGCCCCCGGAACATGGCCCCCAACATGGAGTCGGGGAAGCGGGTCAGGGTCTCCAGGGTGGTGCTGTAGAATGTGCCGCCGACGTTCAGGGTCACGGGGCCCACGGGCAGCCCCGGGGGGTCCCCCCCGTCAGCCGGCACCTGCCtcctctccacctcttcctcccccatcccagcaccTGGAAGGGTTTGATAGACAGCGTGAGGGCTggggactcctccctgccccccagacaaCGGGGGGCTCTCTTTCCCGGACAGCAGGGttctccgccccctccctccctctggccAGGCTGCTGGGGTAGGGGTCCTTTTGCTCTtctcccggacgcctgggttctctccctctctccagacGCTGGGGTTCGCTCCCCTTTCTCTTGGGGTTCCTATCCTGCTCTTgctcccggacgcctgggttctccactccctccctctgtccagcctgctggggagggagggagggatcctTTCGCTCTtcccccggacgcctgggttctctgcttctctcccgaacacctgggttctcttctctctctcggacgcctgggttctccactccctccctcctttcgTCCAGGCTACGGGGGCGTGGGGGTAGCGTGTTGGGGGGGTCTCGCTCTCTCCcacggacacctgggttctctccctctctcctgaaTTGCTTCTCTCAGGACCTTTGggtcctctctccccccccaccccggacgcctgggttctctccctgtcCGGGCACCAGGGGGaaacgggggcggggggagtcgcTCACCGCTGCCCCCAGGAACGCACCCCGCCCCCGCCAGGAAGTGAAGCTACCGGCAGGCTGAGCGGAGCCCGGCCCCTTTCTAGGGAGTGAGCAgctggtggggggcggggccaaTCCCTCCCCCGCCGGCTCGTCCggggccctgagccccgcacgGTCCGCGGGTTCGGTCCCCGCCCCCGCCCACTGCGGCGATGACCGGCTGCCCGCGTCCTGCAGCCTCTGTCCCCTCNCAGCCCGTCACCACTGGACCCAAGTCCCCTTCCTGAGCCAGAGACAGAAGCCCAGATAGTTACTCCATGTTGTAAGAGTCCATTTTGCTGTCCTTAGGGCAGGAGTTAACCCAGTATGTGGGTTGGGGGTGATACTATGGGGTCAGCAccccttggggtgggggagggctggtgGGTCTTTCCCATCAGCGCCAGGTATCTTGGAGGCCCCAACAGCCCGGCAGAAAGAGAGTCAGGGACAGAAAATAGTGCCGGCTGCTTTCCAAGGGAGGGGCAGAGACATGGGGGAGAAGCTTCTGCTTAGCATGGGGAGGCTGTTTTCTGCGGCTGGCAGGGGGCACAGTGGCACAGGGGGGTAGGGTTGGGTATAAGGGTTACGGTGAGGGCAGAGCATTGGGAGTAGAGTTGGGTGTTGGGATTCCTCCCCCCTCTGCTTCTCCACTCCCCCCCTCAAgcaccccactcctttcccctctgcttctCCAGTCTCCCCTTCTCGGGCACCCCTTCCCCCTCGGGCACCCCTCTCGtccttcctgcccctctgcttctccccttcccccttctgctcctcccctctccccttcaccCTTGGGcacccccctcttccctccacttctccattccctccttccccctctgttTCTTCCTTCCCACTTCTCTCCTCATTGCTTCCATTCCCGCTCAGGTCTCCACTGGTCCCTCCATTCTCTCCTTCTTTCGGTCACATCTTTTCTCTCATTCCCCCCGTCTTTCCTTCgccctcctccttccttctgtTCTCCTGGGTTTTTCATCCTCTTGCGTTTTCTCAATCTCCCGTTCACACTCagcatttcctttctcccttcgttctctctttccttcattCATTCTCCTTCGTCTTTCCTTTCATTCTCATTTTTCTCTCATCCTTTCATTGGTTCCCTCACACTCATCTCTTCTGTCATTCTCACGTTCTTTCATTCTCTCTGCCGTTCACGCTTAGCCCGTCTTTAGCTGTTCCTCCGCTGGGGTGGCTCGGGCCTGCACCCCCCTGGCCAGGCCGGGACAGGTGTGTCCGTGTGTGTCACCGCGTCTAGGCCCGTGACTCAGTGGGTGTGTACGTGCCCGTTTGTGCCACACTGGGAATCCACCCACCACAGTAGACGTGCGGGGAGCATGTCGGGGCAACTGCAGAGTCGCGCTCgtgcccggacgcctgggttccagcTCCCCCAGAGTCTGGGATTCTCTCCCTCCCGGACGCCTGAGTTCTCTCTCTGTCAGAGTCTGGGATTCTCTCTctcccggacacctgggttctctctctgtcaGAGTCTGGGATTCTCTCCctcccggacacctgggttctctctctgtcaGAGTCTGgagttctcttcctccctcttggACGCCTGGGTTTTCTCTCTCCCAGAATCTGgggttctctccctcccagacacctgggttctctctctctcagagtcTGGGATTCTCTCcctcccggacgcctgggttctctctctgtcaGAGTCTGGAGTTCTCTCCCTCCCGGAATCTGGGGTTCTCTCCCTCCcgaacacctgggttctctctctgtcaGAGTCtgggattctctctctccctcttggaCGCTTGGGTTTTCTCTCTCCCGGAATCTGGGGTTCTCTCCGtcctggacacctgggttctctctttCCCAGATTCTGGAGTTCTCTCCctcccggacacctgggttctctctctgtcaGAGTCTGGGATTCTCTCCCTCTCAGACGCCTGGGTTTTCTCTCTCCCGGAATCTGGGATTCTCTCCCTCTCGGATGCCTGGGTTTTCTCTCTCCCGGAATCTGGGATTCTCTCCCTCCCGGACACCTAGGTTCTCTTTCTGTCAGAGTCTGGGGTTCTCTCCCTCTTGAACGCTTGGTTTCTGTCCCCCTGGACTCTGGGGTTCTCTCCCTCTTGGATGCCTGGTTTCTCTCCCGCCAGAGTCTGGGGTTCTCTCCATctccggatgcctgggttctctgtACCTAGACACAAGGACTATCTATCCAGActgtgttttggttttaattgCACCAAAAACCCCCCCAAAACTTCCACAACCATATCACAACCAGAAGAACTTGACTCACCGCCCCCACACCCACTGTGGGGTGTATCTGCTCCACTGAATGCCACTGTCAGAATCATAATTAGCTCCAGTTTTAACTAGCTGGGGACGCCACCCAGAACTAGCCAGCAAACCGGATCTGCAACAAGCTAACTGACACGcaaacccagcagcagcaaccGAACCAGCCttgagaacctaggagtcctggctcccagcctcccctgctctaacccaccaggcctcagtcccctcccagagccggggagagaacccagcagtcctggcttccagacacccacccctgctctaacccaccagcccctactcccctccccgagctggggagagaacccaggagtcctggctcccagacacctgcccctgctctaacccaccagcccccactcccctcccagagctggggagagaacccaggagtcctggctcccagcaccttctGCTCTGAGATTTAATCAGCAACCCAGATTCCAGCCAAGATCCCCACGGGATTGAGTCAGCAGTTTTGGGGGGCTGGCGCCCCACAGCATGAAGGAGGTCTCATGGGAAGACGGCACGCTCAGCAACCACACGGTTACTTGGAGGTGTAACAGCCACACAGGATAATCAGCTGCctcgccccagaggtggccgcatctcagcgccgggcgagggggtcctgggtaaccggccgccccaccccagaggtgggcgcatctcagtgccgggcgaggggtccctgggaaACTGGCTGCCCCGCCCCAaaggtgggcgcatctcagcgccgggtgaggggtccctgggtaactggccactccgccccagaggtgggcgcatctcatGCTGTTGCTTTGTTGAACAATTTCTTTATTGAATGGCTCCAGGCACCTGATTGGGCAGCACTAActcacccccgccccaccccttcccccctcatTGGCTTCCCAGGCCTGGCTCCATCCCTGGCTAGCCTTAACCCTTGAGTTCCTCCTCGCACACCCAGCGGTAGAGCTGGGAGCAGTGTTCGTCGTTCCAGAGCCCGTCGCTGTACAGGTGGACGCAGTCCTCCCCGCCACCGAGTCCATGGCCTTCAAAGTCGTCAGGCTGCCCTGCCCTCCACTGCCTGAAATGACAGCATAAGCGCCGGGGGGGTCATCATGAGAGGggagcaggctgggcagggggcgcgGGGGCCTGGGGGGATCCCAGAGAGGGTGACGGGATTATATCAGATTAGACCAGATTAAGTGGGTTATATCAGATTAGATCAGATTAGATACGATTATATCAGATTAAACTGGCTGGGATTAGTTTGGATTAAGATTTTTGATGGGGGGGGCTAGGCAGATGAAGCTCATTATGAAATTTCTCTCCCCCCCACGTTGATACCTGGAGACTGTGATGAGATTTGGGTTGGCCTGGATGACGTCACATGAGATGACGTGAAGTGACGTGTCATGACATGATGTCACATGACTTGACATGACATCAGATGACATGACATGACATGCTGTCACATGCCATGGTCAGACGAGATGAGATGACGTGACATGCCATGCCATGACATGACATCAGATGAGATGCCATGACGTGACATGACGTCACATGATATGATGGCAGATGAGatgacatgacatgacatgaAGTGTCATGACATGAGGTGATGTGATGTGACATCGCATGATGTCACATGATCAGACATGACAGCCTGGACCAGTAATCTAATCCACACCCAAGGAAGCTTCATCCAACCCAGCCTAGATGGTACGTCATGTCATGTCCTCTCATCAGACGAGAGAACATGACATGGCCTGAAGTGATGTGTGGATTAGATTTCTGGATTAAACTGGGTTAGAAGAGGCTACATTGGGTGTGGATTAGATTTCTGGATTAGGCTGGGTTAGAAGAGGCTACAATGGGTGTGGATTAGATTTCTGAATTACATTGGGTTAGATGAAGCTGCAGTGGGTATGGATTAGATTTCTGGATTAGGCTGGGTTGGATGAAGCTACGTTGGGTGTGGATTAGATTTCTAGATTAGGCCGGGTTAGAAGAGGTTACAATGGGTATAGATTAGATTTCTGGATTAGGCCAGGTAGGATGAAGCTACATTGGGTGTGGATTAGATTTCTGGTTTAGGCTGGGTTAGGTTAGGCTACATTGGGTGTGGATTAGATTTCTGGACTAGGCTGGGTTAGATGAAGCTACATTGGGTGTGGATTAGATTTCTGGATTAGGCCGAGATAGGTGAGGCTACATTGGGTGTGGATTAGATTTCTGAATTAGGCCAGGTTAGGTGAGGCTACATGGGGTGTGGATTAGATTTCTGGACTAGGCTGGTTAGATGAAGCTACAGTGGGTGTGGATTAG includes:
- the KCTD11 gene encoding BTB/POZ domain-containing protein KCTD11, producing MGEEEVERRQVPADGGDPPGLPVGPVTLNVGGTFYSTTLETLTRFPDSMLGAMFRGPRPARTDRRGHYFIDRDGKAFRHVLNFLRLGRLDLPEGYSELALLRAEADFYQIRPLLAELSRVAAEQRQAGAVLHADVDCQERLLHFTVRRGPQNYGLSTCPLRVFTANVFCTDGQFLALLGGRLGSAGGAGPHLSHLAKAESNHQLGTAGDGEPEAAQEEGSGHGLRPSVPVEEGEARSRHHLRLEWAPRPPDLPEAEYAKQKVRPLWTAPPDEREVVTAAEFLEEVLKTALDQGFRVDSIFPDPEDILNLRSLRFVRH